A DNA window from uncultured Methanoregula sp. contains the following coding sequences:
- a CDS encoding class I SAM-dependent methyltransferase: MNPSVYAFNRFSEEYDQWFDDNAGIYATQVDHLRRYIPTGAQTLETGVGSGRFSSRLGIRNGIDPSLRLLAMAKSRGLEAVLGKGEFLPYRDGIFDGVLMMTAICFMDDVDRSFHEAFRVLKAEGMLVVAFLEKDGEIAQREEGSGGRFFRYARFFSVTEVTAALAGAGFSGVFVSERLRSLCIMTATKE; this comes from the coding sequence ATGAACCCGTCAGTTTATGCATTCAATCGTTTTTCTGAAGAGTACGATCAATGGTTCGATGATAATGCCGGGATCTATGCAACCCAGGTCGATCATCTCCGCCGGTATATTCCAACCGGGGCGCAGACTCTTGAAACCGGTGTCGGCTCCGGCAGGTTTTCATCCCGGCTTGGGATACGAAACGGTATCGACCCGTCACTCAGGCTGCTCGCAATGGCGAAAAGCCGTGGGCTGGAAGCCGTCCTCGGTAAAGGAGAGTTCCTGCCGTACCGGGACGGGATATTTGACGGTGTCCTGATGATGACCGCCATCTGCTTCATGGATGATGTTGACCGGTCCTTTCACGAGGCCTTCCGCGTTCTCAAGGCCGAAGGGATGCTGGTTGTTGCCTTCCTGGAAAAAGACGGGGAGATCGCTCAGCGTGAAGAAGGATCCGGCGGCCGGTTTTTCCGGTATGCCAGGTTTTTTTCTGTCACGGAGGTAACTGCAGCACTGGCCGGAGCAGGTTTTTCCGGTGTTTTCGTTTCGGAAAGACTGCGCAGTCTCTGTATCATGACTGCAACAAAAGAATGA
- a CDS encoding aminotransferase class V-fold PLP-dependent enzyme, producing MADHPAGEPPLIYLNNAATSWPKPPEVLAEVARCLATPFFEHGRSTAGGATDYPSAARDALAGFFNAEEPDHIIFTQSATDSLNILIHGFTKNQKRPFHTITTELEHNSVLRPLQTLKEEGHLALSIVPFEDNRVSLQDIKKALEPDTRLVVMTHGSNVLGSLQHIRPVAEYCASNEIFLIVDGAQTAGQIPINLSEIPAGAFVFTGHKALFGLPGIGGFYIQDPEAVVPVRQGGTGTDSRTLAHPQDMPQRFEAGTPNYPGIASLLAGIRYIEHEGQDVISNKCKSLISHMVGKLSEDPNIILYNQNPDLPVISFNIRNMDNDEAGYILAKAYGIVTRTGLHCAPLVHQRIDGGKGCVRLSFSHLNTPEECRSAVKSVLEVAEGANS from the coding sequence ATGGCAGATCACCCGGCAGGTGAACCTCCGCTCATCTACCTCAACAATGCTGCAACCAGCTGGCCAAAACCACCTGAAGTCCTTGCAGAAGTTGCCCGGTGTCTTGCGACCCCTTTCTTTGAACACGGGCGTTCCACTGCCGGTGGAGCAACGGATTATCCCTCTGCCGCACGGGATGCCCTTGCCGGATTTTTCAATGCAGAAGAACCCGATCATATCATATTCACACAAAGTGCAACGGATTCCTTGAACATTCTCATACACGGGTTTACAAAAAACCAGAAAAGACCGTTCCATACAATAACAACAGAACTGGAGCATAACTCCGTCCTCCGTCCCCTGCAGACTCTCAAAGAGGAAGGGCACCTCGCACTCTCTATTGTCCCCTTCGAGGACAATCGCGTCTCCCTGCAGGATATCAAAAAAGCTCTGGAGCCCGATACCCGTCTTGTTGTCATGACACATGGCAGCAACGTGCTCGGCTCCTTACAACACATACGGCCGGTTGCTGAATACTGTGCATCAAACGAAATCTTCCTCATTGTTGACGGGGCACAGACTGCGGGGCAGATTCCCATTAACCTCTCGGAAATCCCGGCAGGTGCATTCGTATTCACCGGGCACAAAGCACTTTTCGGGCTCCCTGGTATCGGGGGATTCTACATCCAGGATCCTGAAGCGGTCGTGCCCGTCAGGCAGGGGGGAACGGGTACGGATTCCCGTACCCTTGCTCATCCGCAGGATATGCCGCAGAGATTCGAAGCCGGCACTCCAAACTATCCCGGCATAGCTTCGCTCCTTGCCGGCATCCGGTATATTGAACATGAAGGGCAGGATGTAATCAGCAATAAATGCAAAAGCCTCATTTCACACATGGTCGGGAAACTGTCCGAGGATCCAAACATCATCCTCTACAATCAGAATCCCGATCTCCCGGTGATCTCCTTCAATATCAGGAACATGGATAATGATGAAGCCGGCTACATCCTGGCAAAAGCGTACGGTATTGTTACCCGTACCGGCCTGCACTGTGCCCCGCTCGTCCACCAGCGGATCGATGGCGGCAAGGGATGTGTCCGTCTCAGTTTCTCCCATCTCAATACTCCCGAGGAGTGTCGTTCTGCGGTGAAATCTGTGCTGGAGGTTGCAGAAGGTGCGAATAGTTAA
- a CDS encoding rubredoxin produces the protein MDKYVCMMCGHIYDPAVGETKAFNNTILVNTDRMELYEGKIMATQPIKAGTDFKNIPADWKCPSCGHPKSYYRKMEPDTLRAMRTITY, from the coding sequence ATGGACAAATACGTATGCATGATGTGCGGTCATATCTATGACCCGGCAGTCGGAGAGACGAAGGCATTCAACAACACCATCCTGGTCAACACGGACCGGATGGAACTCTATGAGGGCAAGATCATGGCAACCCAGCCGATAAAAGCCGGCACGGATTTCAAAAATATCCCGGCAGACTGGAAATGCCCCTCCTGCGGCCACCCGAAGTCGTACTACCGCAAGATGGAACCGGACACACTCCGGGCAATGCGGACGATCACCTACTGA
- a CDS encoding formylmethanofuran dehydrogenase subunit B yields MPKEVTDVICPFCGTLCDDLIVTVSDDNKTILGVKNACAIGAEKFNHQRLPGRVKLPRMRQADGTYKNVSYDEAIDWTAKMLVKSRKTLMYGWASTSCQAMSIGHEIAEKVGGIVDNCATVCHGSSLIAIEDVGVPSCTLGEVKNRADRVIFWGCNPAHAHPRHMSRYSIFPRGFFTVKGHKGRKIYCVDCRYTDTAKCADEFIQIQQGFDYELLNAFRTAARGEALPDTIGGVPKEKIYEIVEDLKQGRFIIIFFGMGLTHSMGRNHNIDIAINLTRDLNDFTKCAIMAMRGHWNVTGSGQVLGWQYGFPYAVDLSRRDQARHQTGETTSVDLLNRSEVEACFYIATDPGAHFPVDAMISSSRKPTVTIDPHINCTTEISDIHIPVAMVGVETGGCAYRMDNVPIETRKVVDPPEGMLTDEELLTKINHRVDELLKGGA; encoded by the coding sequence ATGCCAAAAGAAGTAACTGATGTTATCTGCCCGTTCTGCGGCACCCTGTGCGATGACCTCATCGTCACTGTTTCCGATGACAACAAGACCATCCTTGGTGTCAAGAACGCCTGCGCCATAGGCGCCGAGAAGTTCAACCACCAGCGGCTCCCGGGCCGGGTCAAACTCCCCCGGATGAGACAGGCTGACGGCACCTACAAGAACGTGTCTTACGATGAAGCCATCGACTGGACGGCAAAGATGCTCGTCAAGTCAAGGAAGACCCTGATGTACGGCTGGGCATCCACGAGCTGCCAGGCCATGTCCATCGGCCACGAGATTGCCGAGAAGGTCGGCGGTATTGTCGACAACTGTGCAACCGTCTGCCATGGCTCGTCCCTGATTGCAATCGAAGATGTCGGTGTCCCGAGCTGTACGCTCGGTGAGGTCAAGAACCGTGCCGACCGCGTCATCTTCTGGGGCTGCAACCCGGCCCACGCCCACCCCCGGCACATGTCCCGGTACTCCATCTTCCCCCGCGGGTTCTTCACGGTGAAGGGCCACAAGGGCCGGAAGATCTACTGTGTCGACTGCCGGTACACGGACACTGCCAAGTGCGCTGATGAGTTCATCCAGATCCAGCAGGGATTCGACTACGAACTCTTAAACGCCTTCAGGACCGCAGCCCGGGGCGAGGCACTCCCGGACACCATAGGCGGCGTCCCCAAGGAGAAGATCTACGAGATCGTTGAAGACCTGAAACAGGGCCGGTTTATTATCATCTTCTTCGGTATGGGCCTCACCCACTCCATGGGCCGGAACCACAATATCGATATCGCCATCAACCTGACCCGCGACCTCAACGACTTCACGAAATGCGCGATCATGGCAATGCGGGGTCACTGGAACGTTACCGGCTCCGGCCAGGTGCTTGGCTGGCAGTACGGGTTCCCGTATGCAGTCGACCTCTCCAGGAGAGACCAGGCCCGCCACCAGACCGGTGAGACGACCTCTGTCGATCTCCTCAACCGCAGCGAAGTCGAGGCCTGCTTCTACATTGCAACCGACCCCGGTGCACACTTCCCGGTCGATGCAATGATCAGCAGCTCAAGGAAGCCCACCGTGACCATCGACCCGCACATCAACTGTACTACCGAGATCTCCGATATCCACATCCCGGTCGCCATGGTCGGGGTCGAGACCGGTGGCTGTGCCTATCGTATGGACAACGTCCCGATCGAGACCCGAAAGGTTGTCGACCCGCCCGAGGGCATGCTCACGGACGAGGAACTCTTAACCAAGATCAACCACCGCGTTGACGAGCTCCTGAAAGGAGGCGCGTAA
- a CDS encoding formylmethanofuran dehydrogenase subunit A translates to MSEYIIKNGHVFDPVQGIKGDKKDIAIKDGKIVDKVGSGAKVIDAKDKTVMAGAIEVHAHVAGPKVNAGRWYRPEDKHFDSHKKPGITRIEGGKSIPTVFKTGYEYARLGFTFAMEAAMPPLYARHVHEEIHDTPIIDEAALPVFGNNWFILEYLKNHEVENTAAYIAWILRQTKGYGVKCVNPGGTEAWAWGLNCLTIHDPVPYFEITPAEIIKGLIEANEYLGLPHSMHLHQNDLGNPGNYKTTIDSLRLAEGIKANNNFGREQVLHSTHLQFHAYKGTNWGDFESGAKEVMDYVNKQKNLTIDTGNVTLDETTTMTADGPFEHHLHGLNHLKWFNVDVELETAAGIVPFIYDPNNAVFASQWAVGLEIALYAKDPMRCFITTDHPNAGPFTRYPRVYSWLMSKKVRDERLHSFKKADKVIAATNLAGMDREITLYELAAMTRAGPAKCLGLAKDYGGLKPGMNADIAIYNINPDKFPSSGPEIEKAFANVAYLFKDGKICVEGGKIVDMGHKQTFWVDAKVNENKQVMHDIREKFLRYYSVNENNYPVPESYAPHQHIIGVDATKA, encoded by the coding sequence ATGTCTGAATATATCATCAAGAACGGACACGTCTTTGACCCGGTCCAGGGCATCAAGGGTGACAAGAAAGATATCGCAATCAAGGACGGCAAGATTGTCGACAAGGTCGGATCCGGTGCAAAGGTCATCGATGCCAAGGACAAGACCGTCATGGCAGGCGCCATCGAGGTCCACGCCCATGTTGCAGGCCCCAAGGTCAATGCAGGCCGCTGGTACCGCCCCGAGGACAAGCATTTCGACTCCCACAAGAAGCCCGGCATCACCAGGATCGAGGGCGGCAAGTCCATCCCGACCGTCTTCAAGACCGGCTACGAGTATGCCCGGCTTGGGTTCACGTTCGCGATGGAAGCCGCAATGCCCCCGCTGTATGCCCGGCATGTCCACGAAGAGATCCACGACACCCCCATCATTGACGAAGCTGCACTCCCGGTCTTCGGCAACAACTGGTTCATCCTCGAGTACCTCAAGAACCATGAAGTCGAGAACACCGCGGCCTACATTGCCTGGATTCTCCGCCAGACCAAGGGCTATGGTGTCAAGTGCGTCAACCCCGGCGGTACCGAAGCCTGGGCCTGGGGACTGAACTGTCTCACCATCCACGACCCGGTCCCGTACTTCGAGATCACCCCGGCAGAGATCATCAAGGGCTTAATCGAGGCAAACGAGTACCTCGGCCTCCCGCACTCGATGCACCTCCACCAGAACGATCTCGGCAACCCCGGCAACTACAAGACCACGATCGACTCCCTCAGACTTGCCGAAGGAATCAAGGCCAACAACAACTTCGGCCGCGAGCAGGTCCTGCACTCCACGCACCTCCAGTTCCATGCCTACAAGGGCACCAACTGGGGCGACTTCGAGTCCGGTGCCAAGGAAGTCATGGACTACGTCAACAAGCAGAAGAACCTCACCATCGATACCGGTAACGTCACCCTTGACGAGACCACGACGATGACTGCCGACGGCCCGTTCGAGCACCACCTCCACGGCCTCAACCACTTAAAGTGGTTCAACGTGGACGTCGAACTCGAGACTGCAGCAGGAATTGTTCCGTTCATCTACGACCCGAACAACGCCGTCTTCGCCAGCCAGTGGGCAGTAGGCCTTGAGATCGCGCTCTATGCAAAGGACCCGATGCGCTGTTTCATCACCACCGACCACCCGAACGCAGGACCGTTCACCCGCTACCCGCGTGTGTACTCCTGGCTGATGTCCAAGAAGGTCCGTGACGAACGCCTCCACTCCTTCAAGAAAGCCGACAAGGTCATCGCAGCAACGAACCTGGCCGGCATGGACCGCGAGATCACGCTCTACGAACTGGCAGCCATGACCCGCGCCGGCCCGGCAAAATGCCTTGGCCTTGCAAAGGACTACGGCGGCCTGAAGCCGGGCATGAACGCCGACATCGCCATCTACAACATCAACCCCGACAAGTTCCCCTCAAGCGGGCCTGAGATCGAGAAGGCATTTGCAAATGTTGCCTACCTCTTCAAGGACGGGAAGATCTGTGTCGAAGGCGGCAAGATCGTTGACATGGGCCACAAGCAGACCTTCTGGGTGGATGCCAAGGTCAACGAGAACAAGCAGGTCATGCACGACATCCGCGAGAAGTTCCTCCGCTACTACAGCGTCAACGAGAACAACTACCCGGTCCCCGAGAGCTATGCACCGCACCAGCACATCATCGGCGTGGATGCAACCAAGGCGTGA
- a CDS encoding formylmethanofuran dehydrogenase subunit C — protein sequence MNTVTLTVKKQPELYLECENVNPDAFAGKTAAEIAKLGAFQGKEISTIGDYFTIAGDAGATAADTKIIVNGDCTKMKYLGAKMTAGEMIVNSACDMYTGSWMKGGKLTVNGDVHSFCGLALAGGEFTINGNAGNYLGAAYRGDWRGMSGGVLRVKGNAGSDVASFMTGGEMIIEGSVDIHLGTHMEGGKIVLKGNANRRVGGQLVKGEIYVFGKINVMMPGYKPVGEVDLEVDGTKATFVDFIGDLGERHPKRKGETVYGHLYMKK from the coding sequence ATGAACACGGTTACACTCACAGTAAAAAAGCAGCCGGAACTCTACCTTGAATGCGAGAACGTCAACCCTGATGCATTCGCCGGCAAGACGGCTGCCGAGATCGCAAAACTCGGCGCTTTCCAAGGCAAGGAGATCTCCACCATCGGCGATTACTTCACCATCGCCGGCGACGCCGGAGCAACTGCCGCTGACACGAAGATCATTGTCAATGGCGACTGCACGAAGATGAAGTATCTCGGGGCCAAGATGACCGCCGGCGAGATGATCGTCAACTCAGCCTGCGATATGTACACGGGCAGCTGGATGAAGGGCGGAAAACTCACCGTCAACGGGGATGTCCACTCGTTCTGCGGCCTTGCGCTTGCAGGCGGCGAGTTCACCATCAACGGCAATGCCGGCAACTATCTCGGCGCTGCCTACCGGGGCGACTGGAGAGGCATGTCCGGCGGGGTCCTTCGCGTGAAGGGCAATGCCGGTTCCGATGTCGCCAGTTTCATGACCGGCGGCGAGATGATCATCGAAGGCAGTGTCGATATCCACCTCGGCACCCACATGGAGGGCGGCAAGATCGTCCTCAAGGGCAACGCGAACCGCCGCGTCGGCGGCCAGCTGGTCAAGGGCGAGATCTATGTCTTTGGCAAGATCAATGTCATGATGCCCGGCTACAAGCCGGTCGGAGAGGTTGATCTCGAGGTTGACGGCACCAAGGCAACATTCGTCGATTTCATCGGCGACCTTGGCGAGCGCCACCCCAAGCGGAAAGGCGAGACCGTCTACGGCCATCTCTATATGAAAAAATAA
- a CDS encoding molybdopterin dinucleotide binding domain-containing protein, with amino-acid sequence MAEKKITLNMITCRTIQQGVGMEAGKTSQKYFDACTIMHMHPDDMKKLGLWKNTNVKVTSSVGSVIVKAVETREDLVPGLAHIPMGPWANRIVPAYTFSTGEPCFKGFPVDVEIAANERIMGAVEVLQDACGLLRK; translated from the coding sequence ATGGCAGAGAAGAAAATTACTCTCAATATGATCACGTGCCGGACGATCCAGCAGGGCGTTGGCATGGAAGCAGGCAAGACGTCCCAGAAGTACTTCGACGCCTGCACGATTATGCATATGCACCCCGATGACATGAAGAAACTCGGGCTGTGGAAGAACACGAATGTGAAGGTCACGAGCTCGGTTGGCAGCGTTATTGTCAAAGCCGTCGAGACCCGCGAGGACCTTGTCCCGGGCCTTGCCCATATCCCTATGGGACCCTGGGCAAACCGGATCGTCCCGGCCTACACCTTCTCAACCGGAGAGCCCTGCTTCAAGGGATTCCCGGTCGATGTCGAGATAGCGGCAAACGAACGCATTATGGGCGCTGTCGAAGTACTGCAGGACGCCTGCGGACTCTTAAGGAAGTGA
- a CDS encoding uridylate kinase, giving the protein MNKRFELTSGLQGETLVRKGMKRKRSMAEQIRIASEINVIKIGGHGAIDYGREVMHPLCEEIGTLSKKHQLLVVTGGGGRVRHIMDIGMDLGMPTGVLAELSAKISEQNAIMVSILLSKYNGTRIHTGDLLELPMLLKLGILPVTHGTPPYGLYEHPSRNDMIPPHRTDTGAFLMAEVLGARSCIIGKNVDGLYTEDPRKNPDAEMIRDITAQELIEMNLDDLVLEPMVIELLKESVHIREVRIINCHTRGNLGKALSGKKVGTVIRAE; this is encoded by the coding sequence ATGAACAAACGGTTTGAGCTGACGAGCGGGCTCCAGGGCGAGACCCTGGTCCGGAAGGGGATGAAGAGAAAACGATCGATGGCAGAACAGATCCGGATTGCCTCGGAGATCAACGTGATCAAGATAGGTGGCCACGGGGCGATCGATTACGGCCGTGAAGTCATGCACCCGCTCTGCGAGGAGATAGGCACGCTCTCAAAGAAGCACCAGCTGCTGGTGGTCACCGGTGGCGGCGGACGGGTACGCCACATCATGGACATCGGCATGGATCTCGGTATGCCCACCGGTGTCCTGGCGGAATTATCTGCGAAAATATCAGAGCAGAATGCGATCATGGTCTCGATCCTTCTTTCTAAGTATAACGGGACGCGTATCCATACCGGGGATCTCCTTGAACTCCCGATGCTCCTGAAACTCGGGATCCTGCCGGTGACCCACGGGACTCCTCCCTATGGTCTGTACGAGCACCCGTCCCGGAACGACATGATCCCCCCGCACCGGACCGACACCGGGGCTTTCCTGATGGCAGAGGTTCTCGGGGCCAGAAGCTGCATCATCGGCAAGAACGTGGACGGCCTCTATACCGAGGACCCGAGGAAGAACCCGGATGCAGAGATGATCCGCGATATAACTGCACAGGAACTCATTGAGATGAACCTGGACGACCTTGTGCTTGAACCGATGGTGATCGAACTCCTGAAAGAATCCGTCCACATCCGCGAGGTCCGGATCATCAACTGCCACACCCGTGGCAATCTTGGAAAAGCCCTTAGCGGGAAAAAGGTCGGGACGGTTATCCGGGCAGAGTGA
- a CDS encoding 4Fe-4S binding protein, translating to MAFAVHVNMERCTGCNNCVVACPVNALELFTLDPVTKEKIYQVQDGVAKSLDFKAELCAGCGVCVEACPYEVISLSGKGSTDVPAKA from the coding sequence ATGGCGTTTGCAGTACATGTAAACATGGAACGATGCACCGGATGCAACAACTGTGTTGTTGCCTGCCCGGTCAATGCCCTTGAGCTCTTTACGCTCGACCCTGTCACCAAGGAGAAGATCTACCAGGTGCAGGACGGGGTGGCAAAGAGCCTTGATTTCAAGGCGGAACTATGTGCAGGATGCGGCGTATGTGTCGAAGCATGCCCGTACGAAGTGATCAGTCTCTCCGGGAAAGGCTCAACAGATGTCCCGGCCAAGGCCTGA
- a CDS encoding substrate-binding domain-containing protein, with product MKKSVQFGLTAGIIAVLCLTVFIAGCTSSPATTPAATTAAPAAAGTAAVTPTVTDSGQKTLVIATTTSLYDTKLLDYLQPMFEKQYNVTLKITSQGTGKAIELAKKGDADVLLVHSPSQELAFMNSGNGINRRSFASNSFVIVGPADDPAGIKGMTPENAFTTLYLKGMNKTAKVAFISRGDASGTHTAEQKIWSNAKYNYTAGIEKSGDWYVEAGKGMGETLQMASEKGAYALTDEGTYLAYKKDLNLVPIISNGASLLNIYSVMTVYNDKQPADKIQMANNFVNFLIAPDTQTAIGNYGVDKYGKALFIPMSVTVPTAPAGYVGDHTTPATDMAPAPAPAATTAAATAATSAAASTK from the coding sequence ATGAAAAAGAGTGTGCAATTCGGATTGACTGCAGGTATCATTGCAGTCCTGTGCCTGACAGTCTTCATAGCAGGATGTACCAGTTCCCCGGCAACAACGCCCGCGGCAACCACTGCTGCCCCTGCAGCAGCCGGAACTGCTGCGGTAACCCCGACAGTAACGGACAGCGGCCAGAAGACCCTCGTTATTGCAACGACAACGAGCCTGTACGACACCAAACTTCTCGACTATCTCCAGCCGATGTTCGAGAAACAGTACAATGTCACGCTGAAGATCACTTCGCAGGGTACCGGCAAGGCGATCGAGCTTGCCAAGAAAGGCGATGCAGATGTCCTGCTCGTGCACTCCCCGAGCCAGGAACTCGCCTTCATGAACAGCGGCAATGGTATCAACCGGCGCTCGTTCGCATCCAACTCGTTCGTGATTGTCGGCCCGGCCGATGACCCGGCAGGCATCAAGGGCATGACTCCTGAGAATGCCTTCACGACACTTTACCTGAAGGGCATGAACAAGACCGCAAAGGTGGCCTTCATCTCCCGCGGGGATGCTTCTGGAACCCACACTGCCGAGCAGAAGATCTGGTCCAATGCCAAGTACAACTACACCGCAGGGATTGAGAAGTCCGGTGACTGGTATGTAGAGGCCGGCAAGGGCATGGGAGAGACCCTCCAGATGGCAAGCGAGAAGGGAGCATATGCCCTGACCGATGAAGGCACGTACCTTGCCTACAAGAAGGACTTAAACCTCGTCCCGATCATCAGCAATGGTGCAAGCCTCCTGAACATCTACAGCGTCATGACCGTGTACAACGACAAGCAGCCGGCCGACAAGATCCAGATGGCGAACAACTTCGTCAACTTCCTAATCGCACCGGACACCCAGACTGCTATCGGCAACTATGGTGTTGACAAGTACGGCAAAGCCCTCTTCATCCCGATGAGTGTCACCGTCCCGACTGCACCGGCAGGATATGTCGGGGATCACACGACCCCCGCAACCGATATGGCTCCTGCTCCCGCACCAGCAGCAACCACTGCTGCAGCAACCGCGGCAACCTCGGCAGCAGCCAGTACAAAGTAA
- a CDS encoding ABC transporter ATP-binding protein: MIRLDQVTRKFGARETIRDISFETKKGEIFTLIGPSGSGKTTVIRLLDLLDIPSSGKIFFDGMDTATTKAGRLAIRRRIGMVFQKPAVLNTTVAKNIAFGLEFRKVQRTEIAGRVQEALELVGLPGFEGRMATTLSGGEMQRVAIARAMVTRPEVLLLDEPTANLDPVSSELIEDLVLRIRKKFRTTIILSTHDMAQGQRLADRIGVIMDGRLVQVGGAGEIFYQPKGREIARFVGIEAISGGKVIENRDGHALIRVGETCFEALTECEEGQKVALCIRPEEVTIAPAGTLSEKSSMRNRITGRISKIVPSGPFVRVSVDCGFILVALITRRSCTDLGLAVGTSVLAGVKATAIHVLPDEGDSRDPAKTRDR; this comes from the coding sequence ATGATACGGCTCGATCAGGTCACAAGGAAGTTCGGCGCCCGGGAGACGATCCGGGATATCTCGTTCGAGACCAAAAAGGGAGAGATCTTCACCCTTATCGGCCCCAGCGGGAGCGGGAAGACAACGGTCATCCGCTTACTCGATCTCCTCGATATCCCGAGTTCCGGGAAAATATTCTTTGACGGGATGGATACAGCAACAACAAAAGCCGGCAGGCTTGCAATCCGGCGCCGCATCGGTATGGTCTTCCAGAAACCGGCCGTGCTGAACACAACGGTTGCAAAGAACATTGCCTTCGGTCTTGAGTTCCGCAAGGTGCAAAGAACAGAGATTGCCGGGCGGGTGCAGGAAGCCCTTGAACTGGTTGGCCTCCCGGGGTTTGAAGGCCGCATGGCAACGACCCTCTCCGGTGGCGAGATGCAGCGGGTGGCAATAGCAAGGGCCATGGTGACCCGGCCCGAAGTGCTCCTGCTCGATGAGCCGACTGCAAACCTCGATCCGGTCTCGTCCGAGCTTATCGAGGATCTCGTCCTCCGGATCCGCAAGAAGTTCAGAACCACCATCATCCTGTCCACCCACGACATGGCCCAGGGGCAGCGGCTCGCCGACCGGATCGGCGTGATCATGGATGGCCGGCTCGTCCAGGTGGGAGGGGCGGGCGAGATCTTCTACCAGCCAAAAGGCAGGGAGATCGCCCGGTTCGTGGGCATCGAGGCCATTTCCGGGGGAAAGGTGATCGAGAACCGTGATGGACACGCCCTGATACGGGTGGGGGAGACCTGCTTTGAAGCACTTACGGAATGTGAAGAGGGGCAGAAGGTCGCTCTCTGTATCCGTCCGGAAGAAGTGACCATCGCCCCGGCCGGTACACTTTCCGAAAAAAGCAGCATGCGGAACCGGATCACCGGCCGGATATCCAAGATAGTCCCCTCCGGCCCGTTTGTCCGCGTCAGCGTGGACTGCGGGTTTATCCTGGTCGCCCTCATCACCCGCCGGTCCTGCACGGATCTCGGGCTGGCTGTCGGAACCAGCGTCCTTGCCGGGGTGAAGGCAACGGCAATCCATGTATTGCCTGACGAGGGGGACAGCAGGGACCCGGCAAAGACCCGTGACAGATGA
- a CDS encoding ABC transporter permease has translation MGDISAGIIQAIDLIVTLNPEVMQIALLSLYISLSATILAALVAIPLGSLIHFNEFRGKRALIILIQTLYSVPTVVVGLVIYLLISRSGPLGFLGLLFTPQGMILGQMVLIIPIMTGLVISALGGIDKSISDTLIALGADSFQKIWEILKEARYAILSAVVFGFGRAIAEVGVAMMIGGNIRGHTRVLTTAITLETGMGDFGLSIALGIILLLVALLVVLSLNLITAGMSVDMQRISGGPRE, from the coding sequence TTGGGCGACATATCGGCAGGCATCATACAGGCAATCGATCTCATCGTCACCTTAAATCCCGAGGTCATGCAGATCGCCCTCCTCTCCCTGTACATCTCCCTCTCGGCAACAATCCTCGCAGCCCTTGTTGCCATCCCGCTTGGGAGCCTCATCCATTTCAACGAGTTCCGGGGAAAGCGGGCGCTCATCATCCTCATCCAGACCCTCTACTCGGTCCCGACCGTAGTTGTCGGCCTTGTCATCTACCTGCTCATCTCCCGGAGCGGCCCCCTGGGTTTTCTCGGGCTTCTCTTCACCCCGCAGGGAATGATCCTCGGGCAGATGGTCCTCATCATCCCCATCATGACGGGACTTGTCATCTCGGCCCTTGGCGGGATAGACAAGAGCATCAGCGATACCCTGATCGCCCTGGGAGCAGATTCCTTCCAGAAGATATGGGAGATCCTCAAGGAGGCCCGGTACGCCATCCTGAGTGCGGTTGTCTTTGGGTTCGGGCGTGCAATCGCCGAGGTCGGGGTTGCGATGATGATCGGCGGCAATATCCGGGGCCACACCCGGGTCCTGACAACCGCCATCACCCTTGAGACCGGTATGGGGGATTTCGGTCTCTCCATTGCCCTTGGGATCATCCTCCTCCTGGTTGCCCTGCTCGTTGTTCTCTCCCTGAACCTGATCACGGCAGGGATGTCGGTGGATATGCAGCGGATTAGCGGGGGTCCCCGCGAATGA